From the genome of Thermaerobacter marianensis DSM 12885:
GGGTCTTCTTGTGTCATAATTCGCATCGTGGCGGGCGGCCCGTGGGCATCCGGCCCAGGGGCCGCCCGCCCCTGGGGCCGCGGAGCCCCAGACCCCGGAGACTGCCGTTCGGGACGGGAGTCGCAGGAAGGACGGCCTTGGCACCATGCGCGTCGACGAGTTCGACTACGAGTTGCCGCCGGAGCTGATCGCCCAGGAGCCGCTGCCCCGCCGCGACGCCTCGCGGCTCATGGTGGTCGACCGGGACTCGGGGCGGTGGATCCACGCCCACTTCCGGGACCTGCCCCGCTTCCTGCGGGCCGGCGACTGCCTGGTTCTCAACGACACCCGGGTGCGGCCGGCGCGGCTGTACGGGCGCCGGACGACGGGCGGTCACGTGGAGTTCCTCCTCCTGCAGCCGCTGGACGATGGCCGCTGGCTTGCCCTGGCCCGGCCGGGGCGCCGGTTGCGGCCCGGGACGGAGGTGGTCTGCGGAGAGGAACGGCCGCTGCGGGTGCGGGTGGAGGAGGTGCGGGACAGCGGCGAGCGGGTGATCCGCCTGGAGCCGCCGCAGGGGGAGACCGTGGACGAGACCCTGCACCGGCTGGGCCGCGTCCCGCTGCCGCCGTACATCCGGACCGAGCTCAAGGATCCCGAGCGGTACCAGACGGTATATGCCCGGGAGGAGGGCTCGGTGGCGGCGCCCACGGCGGGCCTGCACTTCACCCCCGAACTGCTGGAGGAGCTGCAGGACCAGGGCGTCCGCATCGCCTACCTGACGCTGCACGTCGGGGTGGGCACCTTCCGCCCGGTCACCGCCCAGCGCGTCGAGGAGCACCGGATGCACGCCGAGTTCTTCCGGGTGGAACCGGAGGCGGCGGCGGCCATCAACGCGGCCCGGTCCGCCGGCGGGCGGGTGATCGCCGTGGGCACCACCGTCACCCGCACCC
Proteins encoded in this window:
- the queA gene encoding tRNA preQ1(34) S-adenosylmethionine ribosyltransferase-isomerase QueA produces the protein MRVDEFDYELPPELIAQEPLPRRDASRLMVVDRDSGRWIHAHFRDLPRFLRAGDCLVLNDTRVRPARLYGRRTTGGHVEFLLLQPLDDGRWLALARPGRRLRPGTEVVCGEERPLRVRVEEVRDSGERVIRLEPPQGETVDETLHRLGRVPLPPYIRTELKDPERYQTVYAREEGSVAAPTAGLHFTPELLEELQDQGVRIAYLTLHVGVGTFRPVTAQRVEEHRMHAEFFRVEPEAAAAINAARSAGGRVIAVGTTVTRTLETVAADDGTVRPGSGWTDLFIYPGYRFKAIDGLITNFHLPRSTLIMLVAALLGKERTLAAYREAVARRYRFFSFGDAMLILPGAVPAGHAP